Proteins encoded by one window of Vibrio panuliri:
- the ychF gene encoding redox-regulated ATPase YchF, which yields MGFKCGIVGLPNVGKSTLFNALTKAGIEAANFPFCTIEPNTGVVPVPDLRLDALAKIVNPQRVLPTTMEFVDIAGLVAGASRGEGLGNKFLANIRETDAIGHVVRCFENENIIHVAGKVSPIEDIEVINLELALADLDSCERAIQRNAKKAKGGDKDAKFELTVLEKLLPVLTEGGSARTVNLAKEELAAVGYLNFLTLKPTMYIANVNEDGFENNPYLDAVREFAEKENNVVVPVCAAIESEMAELEDDEREEFLADMGIEEPGLNRVIRAGYELLNLHTYFTAGVKEVRAWTIPVGATAPKAAGKIHTDFEKGFIRAEVVGYDDFIQFNGESGAKDAGKWRLEGKEYIVKDGDVVHFRFNV from the coding sequence ATGGGTTTTAAATGTGGCATCGTTGGTCTACCAAACGTTGGTAAATCAACTCTGTTCAATGCACTAACTAAAGCGGGTATCGAAGCAGCAAACTTCCCGTTCTGTACTATCGAACCAAACACTGGTGTGGTTCCTGTGCCAGATCTACGTCTAGATGCGTTGGCAAAAATTGTGAACCCTCAGCGCGTACTGCCAACAACAATGGAGTTCGTTGACATCGCTGGTCTTGTGGCTGGCGCATCTCGTGGTGAAGGTCTAGGTAACAAATTCCTAGCAAACATCCGTGAAACTGACGCAATTGGTCACGTTGTTCGTTGTTTTGAAAACGAAAACATCATTCACGTTGCTGGTAAAGTATCACCAATCGAAGATATCGAAGTGATCAACCTTGAACTAGCACTTGCTGACTTAGACTCTTGTGAGCGTGCAATTCAACGTAACGCGAAAAAAGCCAAAGGCGGCGACAAAGACGCTAAGTTCGAACTAACAGTACTAGAAAAGCTACTGCCAGTTCTAACTGAAGGTGGTTCTGCGCGTACAGTTAATCTGGCCAAAGAAGAGTTAGCGGCAGTAGGTTACCTAAACTTCCTAACGCTTAAGCCTACGATGTACATCGCTAACGTCAACGAAGATGGCTTCGAGAACAACCCATACCTAGATGCAGTTCGTGAGTTTGCAGAAAAAGAGAACAACGTAGTAGTTCCTGTTTGTGCAGCGATTGAATCAGAAATGGCTGAACTAGAAGATGACGAGCGCGAAGAGTTCCTAGCAGACATGGGCATCGAAGAACCAGGTCTAAACCGCGTGATTCGCGCAGGCTATGAGCTACTTAACCTACACACTTACTTCACAGCAGGTGTTAAAGAAGTTCGTGCATGGACTATCCCTGTAGGTGCAACAGCACCTAAAGCTGCGGGTAAGATCCATACTGACTTTGAAAAAGGCTTTATCCGTGCCGAAGTTGTTGGCTATGATGACTTTATCCAGTTCAACGGCGAAAGCGGTGCTAAAGATGCAGGTAAATGGCGTCTTGAAGGTAAAGAATACATCGTAAAAGATGGTGATGTAGTGCACTTCCGCTTCAACGTATAA
- a CDS encoding flagellin, translated as MAVNVNTNVSAMTAQRYLNSATSAQQTSMERLSSGSKINSAKDDAAGLQISNRLNVQSRGLDVAVRNANDGVSIAQTAEGAMNETTNILQRMRDLSLQSANGSNSKAERVAIQEEVTALNDELNRIAETTSFGGNKLLNGTFTTKSMQIGADNGEAVMLTLNNMRSDNKMMGGNSYVAATAKDPSWEVKSDASDLAIKLTDKLTGTEQTINITAKAGDDIEELATYINGQTDMVTASVGDDGKLQVFADNNTVSGPVSFSGGLAGELNFGEAKSVTVDTIDVTSVAGAQESVAIVDSALKFVDSHRAELGAFQNRFEHAINNLDNINENVNASKSRIKDTDFAKETTALTKSQILSQASSSVLAQAKQAPNSALGLLG; from the coding sequence ATGGCGGTGAATGTAAATACAAACGTGTCAGCAATGACAGCACAACGTTACCTAAATAGTGCAACGAGCGCGCAGCAAACGTCGATGGAACGTTTATCTTCTGGTTCTAAAATCAATAGCGCGAAAGACGATGCTGCAGGTCTACAGATCTCTAACCGTTTGAATGTTCAAAGTCGCGGCCTAGATGTAGCGGTGCGCAATGCGAATGATGGTGTCTCGATTGCTCAAACCGCTGAAGGTGCGATGAATGAGACGACCAATATTTTGCAACGTATGCGTGACCTATCACTGCAATCTGCAAACGGCTCGAACTCTAAAGCTGAGCGTGTAGCGATCCAAGAAGAAGTGACGGCACTGAATGATGAGCTAAACCGTATTGCAGAAACAACGTCATTCGGTGGCAATAAGCTGCTTAACGGTACGTTTACTACTAAGTCGATGCAAATTGGTGCCGACAATGGTGAAGCGGTAATGCTAACGCTAAACAATATGCGTAGTGACAATAAAATGATGGGTGGTAATAGCTATGTTGCCGCTACGGCAAAAGATCCAAGTTGGGAAGTAAAATCTGACGCTAGCGATCTTGCTATTAAGCTGACAGATAAACTAACTGGCACAGAGCAAACCATCAATATCACCGCTAAAGCGGGAGACGATATCGAAGAGTTAGCGACTTATATTAATGGTCAGACTGACATGGTGACGGCTTCAGTGGGCGATGATGGCAAACTTCAAGTATTTGCTGACAACAACACGGTTTCAGGCCCTGTGAGTTTCTCGGGCGGTTTAGCTGGCGAGCTAAACTTTGGTGAAGCGAAATCAGTCACGGTTGATACAATTGACGTGACGTCAGTTGCGGGAGCTCAAGAGTCAGTCGCTATTGTAGACTCTGCGCTTAAATTTGTAGATAGTCACCGTGCTGAGCTGGGTGCATTCCAAAACCGTTTTGAACATGCGATCAATAACCTTGATAACATCAATGAAAATGTGAATGCATCGAAGAGCCGTATCAAAGATACCGACTTTGCGAAAGAGACGACAGCCTTGACTAAATCTCAAATCCTTAGCCAAGCTTCAAGCTCAGTACTGGCGCAAGCCAAGCAAGCGCCTAACTCTGCATTGGGCTTACTAGGTTAA
- a CDS encoding flagellin, which yields MTITVNTNVSAMTAQRYLNKATGDLNTSMERLSSGQKINSAKDDAAGLQISNRLTAQSRGLDVAMRNANDGISIAQTAEGALNESTSILQRIRDLSLQSANGTNSDSEREAINEEVSALQDELNRIAETTSFGGRKLLNGSFGEASFQIGASSGEAMIMGLTSVRADDYRMGGQSFVATNGKDNTWGVAQGKSDLKIEFTTKSGELVNLAVNAKVGDDIEELATYLNGQTDLLKASVDEDGKLQLFAAEPNLQGNISFSGGLAGDLGLESGPGVRTTTQDIDVTSVGGAQNAVGIVDSALKYVDSQRADLGAKQNRLSHSINNLANIQENVESSNSRIRDTDFAKETTAMTKAQILQQAGTSILAQAKQLPNSAMTLLQ from the coding sequence ATGACCATTACAGTAAATACTAACGTCTCTGCAATGACAGCACAGCGTTACTTGAATAAAGCGACGGGTGACCTGAACACGTCAATGGAACGTTTGTCATCTGGTCAAAAGATTAATAGTGCCAAAGACGATGCTGCGGGTCTGCAGATCTCTAACCGCTTGACTGCACAGTCTCGTGGTCTTGACGTGGCAATGCGCAACGCCAACGATGGTATCTCTATCGCCCAAACCGCAGAAGGTGCTCTAAACGAATCGACCTCTATTCTGCAGCGTATCCGCGACCTATCATTACAGTCGGCGAACGGCACGAACTCTGATTCAGAGCGTGAAGCAATCAACGAAGAAGTTTCAGCACTGCAAGACGAGTTGAACCGTATTGCGGAAACCACGTCTTTTGGTGGCCGTAAGCTACTGAATGGCTCATTTGGTGAAGCGTCATTCCAAATTGGTGCCAGCTCAGGTGAAGCAATGATTATGGGTCTAACCAGTGTGCGTGCTGATGATTACCGCATGGGTGGACAAAGCTTTGTTGCCACTAATGGTAAAGACAACACTTGGGGTGTGGCGCAAGGTAAGAGCGATCTAAAGATTGAGTTTACGACTAAAAGTGGTGAGCTGGTCAACCTTGCAGTGAATGCCAAAGTGGGCGATGACATCGAAGAGCTAGCAACGTACCTAAATGGTCAAACTGACTTGCTTAAAGCATCGGTAGATGAGGACGGTAAGCTGCAACTATTTGCCGCGGAGCCAAATCTACAAGGCAACATCTCATTCAGCGGTGGTTTGGCTGGTGATCTTGGCTTGGAGTCAGGCCCAGGTGTGCGAACTACGACGCAAGATATTGATGTAACAAGCGTTGGTGGCGCGCAAAATGCCGTTGGTATTGTTGATTCAGCATTGAAATATGTTGATTCACAACGTGCGGACCTTGGTGCAAAACAAAACCGCCTAAGTCACAGCATTAATAACTTGGCGAACATCCAAGAAAACGTTGAGTCTTCGAACAGCCGAATCCGTGATACTGATTTTGCTAAAGAAACAACGGCAATGACCAAAGCACAAATTCTGCAACAAGCTGGTACTTCAATTCTGGCTCAAGCAAAACAGTTGCCAAACTCTGCAATGACACTATTGCAGTAA
- the flgL gene encoding flagellar hook-associated protein FlgL yields the protein MMNRISSFHNYQSVQNDLRRQEGKVHHNQAQLASGKKLLQPSDNPLATHYIQNIGQQSQQLQQYVDAIVLTRSRLQHNEVIMANAEDYVDEGKRTVMEMINGSLSPEDRQAKRREIEELFSNLLTLANTQDESGNYVFSGTKAKVQPFFSDKAGNISYSGDDYQRKMRISNSQEMPINFPGNKVFMEVANPFGDYKPSYQLQEGSELLLERATNSDSDDKAEYKLTFVDMPNEKYGYQLERNGSVVKADEFNPADGIQYGDLSIQVKGQITKGDVIDLKPQKNVSLFETFKEARDLSDGSVSDASNTAELQRVVQEFHAGFIQMNKARSDVGARLSTLDIQEQQHQDFKMTLAKSKSNFEDLDYAAAVIEFNENSRALQASQQAFGKTKDLTLFNYI from the coding sequence ATGATGAATAGAATTTCCAGCTTTCATAACTACCAATCAGTACAGAATGATTTGCGCAGACAAGAAGGCAAGGTTCACCACAACCAAGCGCAACTTGCCTCAGGCAAAAAGCTTTTGCAGCCAAGTGACAACCCGTTGGCCACTCACTACATCCAAAATATTGGTCAGCAAAGTCAGCAGCTTCAACAATATGTTGATGCCATTGTACTGACACGTAGTCGCCTTCAGCACAATGAGGTGATCATGGCGAATGCTGAAGACTATGTCGATGAGGGGAAGCGTACCGTGATGGAAATGATCAACGGCTCACTTTCACCTGAGGATCGACAAGCCAAACGTCGTGAAATTGAAGAGCTGTTTAGCAATCTACTGACTTTAGCCAACACACAAGATGAGTCTGGTAACTATGTGTTTTCCGGAACCAAGGCAAAGGTGCAGCCATTTTTTAGCGATAAGGCGGGTAACATCAGTTACTCGGGCGATGACTATCAAAGAAAGATGCGTATTTCTAACAGTCAGGAGATGCCAATTAACTTCCCTGGCAACAAGGTATTTATGGAAGTCGCCAATCCCTTTGGTGATTACAAGCCTAGCTATCAGTTGCAAGAAGGCTCTGAACTGCTGCTTGAACGTGCAACTAACAGCGATAGTGACGATAAAGCGGAGTACAAACTTACCTTTGTTGATATGCCGAATGAAAAATACGGTTATCAGTTAGAACGGAACGGTAGCGTAGTCAAAGCTGATGAGTTCAATCCTGCTGATGGGATTCAGTATGGTGACCTATCGATTCAAGTTAAAGGTCAGATAACCAAAGGCGACGTGATCGACCTAAAACCTCAGAAGAATGTTAGCTTGTTTGAAACTTTTAAAGAGGCGCGAGATTTGTCTGATGGTTCGGTCTCTGATGCTTCTAACACGGCAGAGTTACAGCGAGTGGTACAAGAATTTCATGCGGGCTTTATTCAAATGAACAAAGCGCGTTCAGATGTGGGTGCACGCTTAAGCACTCTCGATATCCAAGAGCAACAACATCAAGATTTTAAAATGACGTTGGCGAAATCAAAGAGCAATTTTGAAGATCTTGATTATGCCGCAGCAGTGATTGAGTTTAATGAAAACTCACGCGCGCTACAGGCATCTCAACAAGCTTTTGGTAAAACAAAGGATTTAACACTGTTTAACTACATATAA